A genome region from Hoplias malabaricus isolate fHopMal1 chromosome 8, fHopMal1.hap1, whole genome shotgun sequence includes the following:
- the pde10a gene encoding cAMP and cAMP-inhibited cGMP 3',5'-cyclic phosphodiesterase 10A isoform X3 has product MTLQLKKSAGCMVCVSCVQQYQDTNMQGVVYELNSYMEQRLDTGGDNKLLLYELCNIIKTATKADGFALYFLGECNNSLCLFTPTGAKEGFPGLIPSGPITFGTTIAAHVAKTRKTLLVEDIMGDERFPHGTGQDSGIRVHSVLCLPILTAIGDLIAVLELHRHLGREPFNLSHQEVATANLAWASVAIHQVQVCRGLAKQTELNDFLLDVSKTYFDNIVAIDSLLEHIMIYAKNLVNADRCALFQVDHNNKELYSDLFDIGEENEGKPVFRKTKEIRFSIEKGIAGQVARTGEVLNIPDAYADPRFNREVDLYTGYTTRNILCMPIVSRGTVIGVVQMVNKLSGSAFTKTDENNFKMFAVFCALALHCANMYHRIRHSECIYRVTMEKLSYHSICTSEEWKTLSQLSLPDPIYKEIELFHFDISPHEELWPAFFVYMIHNSCGKTSFELEKLCRFTMSVRKNYRRVPYHNWKHAVTVAHCMYAILQKTSGIFTELERKGLLIACLCHDLDHRGYSNSYLQKFDHPLAALYSTSTMEQHHFSQTVSILQLEGHNIFSNLTSTEYEQVLEIIRKAIIATDLALYFGNRKQLAELLSTGALDLNNHAHRDRVIGLMMTACDLCSVTKLWPVTRLTANDIYAEFWAEGDEMKKIGMQPIPMMDRDKKDEVPQGQVGFYNAVAIPCYTTLVELFPPSAPLLGACRDNLGQWESIVRGEEEASAWVPPEENDPSQLLESGPVKVDN; this is encoded by the exons ATGACCCTTCAACTAAAGAAGTCAGCAGG TTGCATGGTGTGTGTCTCTTGTGTCCAGCAGTACCAGGACACTAACATGCAGGGCGTGGTTTATGAGCTTAATAGCTACATGGAGCAGAGACTGGACACAGGCGGAGACAACAAACTCCTGCTGTATGAGTTGTGCAACATCATCAAAACAG ccACAAAAGCTGATGGTTTTGCACTTTACTTCCTTGGAGAATGCAACAAT agcCTCTGTTTATTCACGCCAACAGGGGCAAAGGAGGGGTTTCCTGGGCTCATCCCCTCCGGTCCTATCACATTTGGGACCACCATTGCTGCTCACGTCGCCAAGACACGCAAGACACTACTCGTGGAAGACATCATGGGG gatgAGAGGTTCCCTCATGGCACAGGGCAGGACTCAGGGATTCGTGTTCACTCTGTTCTGTGTCTCCCCATCCTCACCGCCATTGGTGACCTAATCGCCGTGCTGGAGCTGCACCGACACCTGGGAAGAGAGCCTTTCAACCTCAGTCATCAGGAG GTTGCCACAGCAAATTTGGCATGGGCTTCTGTAGCTATTCACCAAGTGCAG GTCTGCAGAGGTCTAGCCAAGCAGACAGAGCTCAATGACTTCCTTCTAGATGTGTCAAA aacatACTTCGACAACATAGTGGCAATAGATTCTCTACTTGAACATATTATG ATATATGCAAAAAACTTGGTGAATGCAGACAGATGTGCCCTCTTCCAGGTGGATCACAATAACAAAGAACTGTACTCTGACCTGTTTGATATCGGggaggagaatgaaggaaaGCCGGTCTTTAGGAAAACCAAAGAAATCAG GTTTTCTATAGAGAAAGGCATTGCTGGTCAGGTAGCGCGAACAGGAGAGGTGCTGAATATTCCAGACGCCTATGCAGACCCACGCTTCAACAG AGAAGTGGACCTCTACACTGGCTACACGACACGGAACATCCTGTGCATGCCCATCGTCAGCCGAGGGACTGTAATAGGTGTTGTGCAGATGGTGAACAAATTGAGCGGAAGTGCCTTTACTAAAACGGATGAAAACAACTTTAAGATGTTTGCTGTCTTCTGTGCTCTGGCCTTACACTGTGCAAAT atgtatcACCGGATCAGACATTCGGAGTGTATCTACAGGGTGACAATGGAAAAGCTTTCATACCACAGCATCTGCACATCAGAGGAATGGAAGACCTTATCACAGCTATCACTTCCTGACCCCATATACAAAGAGATTGAGCT GTTCCACTTTGACATTAGTCCCCATGAGGAGCTCTGGCCTGCATTTTTTGTGTACATGATTCACAATTCTTGTGGGAAAACCAG ttTTGAGCTAGAGAAACTTTGTCGCTTCACCATGTCGGTACGGAAGAATTATAGACGGGTTCCGTACCACAACTGGAAACATGCTGTGACGGTGGCCCACTGCATGTATGCCATCCTTCAGAAAACCTCTGGAATCTTCACTGAACTGGAG AGGAAAGGCCTGTTGATAGCCTGCTTGTGTCATGACCTGGACCACCGAGGCTACAGCAACAGCTACCTGCAGAAGTTTGATCATCCACTGGCCGCCCTCTATTCCACATCCACCATGGAGCAGCACCATTTTTCCCAGACTGTTTCTATCCTGCAG CTGGAAGGGCACAATATTTTCTCCAACCTGACTTCCACCGAGTACGAACAGGTACTGGAGATCATCCGCAAGGCCATCATCGCCACTGACTTGGCCCTCTACTTTGGCAACCGTAAGCAGCTGGCAGAACTGTTGAGCACAGGGGCATTGGACCTAAACAACCATGCTCACAG AGACCGTGTAATTGGTCTGATGATGACGGCATGTGATCTCTGCTCTGTGACCAAACTGTGGCCTGTCACTCGCCTCACAGCCAACGACATCTACGCAGAGTTCTGGGCTGAG GGGGATGAGATGAAGAAGATAGGAATGCAGCCCATTCCGATGATGGACAGGGATAAGAAGGATGAGGTTCCACAAGGACAG GTGGGGTTTTATAATGCTGTGGCCATTCCTTGTTACACCACCTTAGTAGAGCTGTTCCCTCCCTCTGCTCCTCTTCTTGGTGCCTGCAG AGATAACCTGGGTCAGTGGGAGAGTATAGTGCGAGGAGAGGAGGAGGCATCTGCCTGGGTGCCACCTGAAGAAAATGACCCGAGCCAGCTTTTGGAGAGTGGACCTGTAAAAGTGGACAACTGA
- the pde10a gene encoding cAMP and cAMP-inhibited cGMP 3',5'-cyclic phosphodiesterase 10A isoform X1: MSKKRKTPDDEGGGGRGGDLASVDVQGLTDEKVKAYLSLHPQMLDEFVLESVSAETVDRWLKRKNSSRPADDPSTKEVSRYQDTNMQGVVYELNSYMEQRLDTGGDNKLLLYELCNIIKTATKADGFALYFLGECNNSLCLFTPTGAKEGFPGLIPSGPITFGTTIAAHVAKTRKTLLVEDIMGDERFPHGTGQDSGIRVHSVLCLPILTAIGDLIAVLELHRHLGREPFNLSHQEVATANLAWASVAIHQVQVCRGLAKQTELNDFLLDVSKTYFDNIVAIDSLLEHIMIYAKNLVNADRCALFQVDHNNKELYSDLFDIGEENEGKPVFRKTKEIRFSIEKGIAGQVARTGEVLNIPDAYADPRFNREVDLYTGYTTRNILCMPIVSRGTVIGVVQMVNKLSGSAFTKTDENNFKMFAVFCALALHCANMYHRIRHSECIYRVTMEKLSYHSICTSEEWKTLSQLSLPDPIYKEIELFHFDISPHEELWPAFFVYMIHNSCGKTSFELEKLCRFTMSVRKNYRRVPYHNWKHAVTVAHCMYAILQKTSGIFTELERKGLLIACLCHDLDHRGYSNSYLQKFDHPLAALYSTSTMEQHHFSQTVSILQLEGHNIFSNLTSTEYEQVLEIIRKAIIATDLALYFGNRKQLAELLSTGALDLNNHAHRDRVIGLMMTACDLCSVTKLWPVTRLTANDIYAEFWAEGDEMKKIGMQPIPMMDRDKKDEVPQGQVGFYNAVAIPCYTTLVELFPPSAPLLGACRDNLGQWESIVRGEEEASAWVPPEENDPSQLLESGPVKVDN, encoded by the exons ATGACCCTTCAACTAAAGAAGTCAGCAGG TACCAGGACACTAACATGCAGGGCGTGGTTTATGAGCTTAATAGCTACATGGAGCAGAGACTGGACACAGGCGGAGACAACAAACTCCTGCTGTATGAGTTGTGCAACATCATCAAAACAG ccACAAAAGCTGATGGTTTTGCACTTTACTTCCTTGGAGAATGCAACAAT agcCTCTGTTTATTCACGCCAACAGGGGCAAAGGAGGGGTTTCCTGGGCTCATCCCCTCCGGTCCTATCACATTTGGGACCACCATTGCTGCTCACGTCGCCAAGACACGCAAGACACTACTCGTGGAAGACATCATGGGG gatgAGAGGTTCCCTCATGGCACAGGGCAGGACTCAGGGATTCGTGTTCACTCTGTTCTGTGTCTCCCCATCCTCACCGCCATTGGTGACCTAATCGCCGTGCTGGAGCTGCACCGACACCTGGGAAGAGAGCCTTTCAACCTCAGTCATCAGGAG GTTGCCACAGCAAATTTGGCATGGGCTTCTGTAGCTATTCACCAAGTGCAG GTCTGCAGAGGTCTAGCCAAGCAGACAGAGCTCAATGACTTCCTTCTAGATGTGTCAAA aacatACTTCGACAACATAGTGGCAATAGATTCTCTACTTGAACATATTATG ATATATGCAAAAAACTTGGTGAATGCAGACAGATGTGCCCTCTTCCAGGTGGATCACAATAACAAAGAACTGTACTCTGACCTGTTTGATATCGGggaggagaatgaaggaaaGCCGGTCTTTAGGAAAACCAAAGAAATCAG GTTTTCTATAGAGAAAGGCATTGCTGGTCAGGTAGCGCGAACAGGAGAGGTGCTGAATATTCCAGACGCCTATGCAGACCCACGCTTCAACAG AGAAGTGGACCTCTACACTGGCTACACGACACGGAACATCCTGTGCATGCCCATCGTCAGCCGAGGGACTGTAATAGGTGTTGTGCAGATGGTGAACAAATTGAGCGGAAGTGCCTTTACTAAAACGGATGAAAACAACTTTAAGATGTTTGCTGTCTTCTGTGCTCTGGCCTTACACTGTGCAAAT atgtatcACCGGATCAGACATTCGGAGTGTATCTACAGGGTGACAATGGAAAAGCTTTCATACCACAGCATCTGCACATCAGAGGAATGGAAGACCTTATCACAGCTATCACTTCCTGACCCCATATACAAAGAGATTGAGCT GTTCCACTTTGACATTAGTCCCCATGAGGAGCTCTGGCCTGCATTTTTTGTGTACATGATTCACAATTCTTGTGGGAAAACCAG ttTTGAGCTAGAGAAACTTTGTCGCTTCACCATGTCGGTACGGAAGAATTATAGACGGGTTCCGTACCACAACTGGAAACATGCTGTGACGGTGGCCCACTGCATGTATGCCATCCTTCAGAAAACCTCTGGAATCTTCACTGAACTGGAG AGGAAAGGCCTGTTGATAGCCTGCTTGTGTCATGACCTGGACCACCGAGGCTACAGCAACAGCTACCTGCAGAAGTTTGATCATCCACTGGCCGCCCTCTATTCCACATCCACCATGGAGCAGCACCATTTTTCCCAGACTGTTTCTATCCTGCAG CTGGAAGGGCACAATATTTTCTCCAACCTGACTTCCACCGAGTACGAACAGGTACTGGAGATCATCCGCAAGGCCATCATCGCCACTGACTTGGCCCTCTACTTTGGCAACCGTAAGCAGCTGGCAGAACTGTTGAGCACAGGGGCATTGGACCTAAACAACCATGCTCACAG AGACCGTGTAATTGGTCTGATGATGACGGCATGTGATCTCTGCTCTGTGACCAAACTGTGGCCTGTCACTCGCCTCACAGCCAACGACATCTACGCAGAGTTCTGGGCTGAG GGGGATGAGATGAAGAAGATAGGAATGCAGCCCATTCCGATGATGGACAGGGATAAGAAGGATGAGGTTCCACAAGGACAG GTGGGGTTTTATAATGCTGTGGCCATTCCTTGTTACACCACCTTAGTAGAGCTGTTCCCTCCCTCTGCTCCTCTTCTTGGTGCCTGCAG AGATAACCTGGGTCAGTGGGAGAGTATAGTGCGAGGAGAGGAGGAGGCATCTGCCTGGGTGCCACCTGAAGAAAATGACCCGAGCCAGCTTTTGGAGAGTGGACCTGTAAAAGTGGACAACTGA
- the pde10a gene encoding cAMP and cAMP-inhibited cGMP 3',5'-cyclic phosphodiesterase 10A isoform X2, with product MEDGPPSTSCFRRLADCFLGSSLTDEKVKAYLSLHPQMLDEFVLESVSAETVDRWLKRKNSSRPADDPSTKEVSRYQDTNMQGVVYELNSYMEQRLDTGGDNKLLLYELCNIIKTATKADGFALYFLGECNNSLCLFTPTGAKEGFPGLIPSGPITFGTTIAAHVAKTRKTLLVEDIMGDERFPHGTGQDSGIRVHSVLCLPILTAIGDLIAVLELHRHLGREPFNLSHQEVATANLAWASVAIHQVQVCRGLAKQTELNDFLLDVSKTYFDNIVAIDSLLEHIMIYAKNLVNADRCALFQVDHNNKELYSDLFDIGEENEGKPVFRKTKEIRFSIEKGIAGQVARTGEVLNIPDAYADPRFNREVDLYTGYTTRNILCMPIVSRGTVIGVVQMVNKLSGSAFTKTDENNFKMFAVFCALALHCANMYHRIRHSECIYRVTMEKLSYHSICTSEEWKTLSQLSLPDPIYKEIELFHFDISPHEELWPAFFVYMIHNSCGKTSFELEKLCRFTMSVRKNYRRVPYHNWKHAVTVAHCMYAILQKTSGIFTELERKGLLIACLCHDLDHRGYSNSYLQKFDHPLAALYSTSTMEQHHFSQTVSILQLEGHNIFSNLTSTEYEQVLEIIRKAIIATDLALYFGNRKQLAELLSTGALDLNNHAHRDRVIGLMMTACDLCSVTKLWPVTRLTANDIYAEFWAEGDEMKKIGMQPIPMMDRDKKDEVPQGQVGFYNAVAIPCYTTLVELFPPSAPLLGACRDNLGQWESIVRGEEEASAWVPPEENDPSQLLESGPVKVDN from the exons ATGACCCTTCAACTAAAGAAGTCAGCAGG TACCAGGACACTAACATGCAGGGCGTGGTTTATGAGCTTAATAGCTACATGGAGCAGAGACTGGACACAGGCGGAGACAACAAACTCCTGCTGTATGAGTTGTGCAACATCATCAAAACAG ccACAAAAGCTGATGGTTTTGCACTTTACTTCCTTGGAGAATGCAACAAT agcCTCTGTTTATTCACGCCAACAGGGGCAAAGGAGGGGTTTCCTGGGCTCATCCCCTCCGGTCCTATCACATTTGGGACCACCATTGCTGCTCACGTCGCCAAGACACGCAAGACACTACTCGTGGAAGACATCATGGGG gatgAGAGGTTCCCTCATGGCACAGGGCAGGACTCAGGGATTCGTGTTCACTCTGTTCTGTGTCTCCCCATCCTCACCGCCATTGGTGACCTAATCGCCGTGCTGGAGCTGCACCGACACCTGGGAAGAGAGCCTTTCAACCTCAGTCATCAGGAG GTTGCCACAGCAAATTTGGCATGGGCTTCTGTAGCTATTCACCAAGTGCAG GTCTGCAGAGGTCTAGCCAAGCAGACAGAGCTCAATGACTTCCTTCTAGATGTGTCAAA aacatACTTCGACAACATAGTGGCAATAGATTCTCTACTTGAACATATTATG ATATATGCAAAAAACTTGGTGAATGCAGACAGATGTGCCCTCTTCCAGGTGGATCACAATAACAAAGAACTGTACTCTGACCTGTTTGATATCGGggaggagaatgaaggaaaGCCGGTCTTTAGGAAAACCAAAGAAATCAG GTTTTCTATAGAGAAAGGCATTGCTGGTCAGGTAGCGCGAACAGGAGAGGTGCTGAATATTCCAGACGCCTATGCAGACCCACGCTTCAACAG AGAAGTGGACCTCTACACTGGCTACACGACACGGAACATCCTGTGCATGCCCATCGTCAGCCGAGGGACTGTAATAGGTGTTGTGCAGATGGTGAACAAATTGAGCGGAAGTGCCTTTACTAAAACGGATGAAAACAACTTTAAGATGTTTGCTGTCTTCTGTGCTCTGGCCTTACACTGTGCAAAT atgtatcACCGGATCAGACATTCGGAGTGTATCTACAGGGTGACAATGGAAAAGCTTTCATACCACAGCATCTGCACATCAGAGGAATGGAAGACCTTATCACAGCTATCACTTCCTGACCCCATATACAAAGAGATTGAGCT GTTCCACTTTGACATTAGTCCCCATGAGGAGCTCTGGCCTGCATTTTTTGTGTACATGATTCACAATTCTTGTGGGAAAACCAG ttTTGAGCTAGAGAAACTTTGTCGCTTCACCATGTCGGTACGGAAGAATTATAGACGGGTTCCGTACCACAACTGGAAACATGCTGTGACGGTGGCCCACTGCATGTATGCCATCCTTCAGAAAACCTCTGGAATCTTCACTGAACTGGAG AGGAAAGGCCTGTTGATAGCCTGCTTGTGTCATGACCTGGACCACCGAGGCTACAGCAACAGCTACCTGCAGAAGTTTGATCATCCACTGGCCGCCCTCTATTCCACATCCACCATGGAGCAGCACCATTTTTCCCAGACTGTTTCTATCCTGCAG CTGGAAGGGCACAATATTTTCTCCAACCTGACTTCCACCGAGTACGAACAGGTACTGGAGATCATCCGCAAGGCCATCATCGCCACTGACTTGGCCCTCTACTTTGGCAACCGTAAGCAGCTGGCAGAACTGTTGAGCACAGGGGCATTGGACCTAAACAACCATGCTCACAG AGACCGTGTAATTGGTCTGATGATGACGGCATGTGATCTCTGCTCTGTGACCAAACTGTGGCCTGTCACTCGCCTCACAGCCAACGACATCTACGCAGAGTTCTGGGCTGAG GGGGATGAGATGAAGAAGATAGGAATGCAGCCCATTCCGATGATGGACAGGGATAAGAAGGATGAGGTTCCACAAGGACAG GTGGGGTTTTATAATGCTGTGGCCATTCCTTGTTACACCACCTTAGTAGAGCTGTTCCCTCCCTCTGCTCCTCTTCTTGGTGCCTGCAG AGATAACCTGGGTCAGTGGGAGAGTATAGTGCGAGGAGAGGAGGAGGCATCTGCCTGGGTGCCACCTGAAGAAAATGACCCGAGCCAGCTTTTGGAGAGTGGACCTGTAAAAGTGGACAACTGA